The segment CAGGTCGATCGTCTTCATCACCGAATAGAGCGGCAGGATCATGAACGGCAACAGCACCTGCGCCATGCCGATCACCACGCCTGTCTGCGTGCGGATCAGCTTGACCGGGCTCAGGCCGACTGCCCTGATGACGGAGTTGATCACGCCGGAGTCCTGCAGCAGAATGACCCATGCCAGAGTGCGCACGACGCCGCTCACCCAGAACGGCACCAGCACGCACAGGATGAGGATGAGCCGCATCTTGGGTCCGACCGCGGTCATCACATAGGCATAGGGATAGCCGGCGATGAGAGATACCAGCGTCACCCAGGCGGAGATCGCGAAGGTCCGCTGCAGCACGGCCAGATTGACCGGTGTGCCGAAGAACCAGGCATAGTTCTGCCATCCCCATTGCGGCTCGGAAAAGCTGCGCAAGGTGACAATGGCGAGCGGCAGGCCCAGGCAGATGACGAGCAGCAGCAGCGCCGGCGCGACGAGCCAGAAAGCCTGTCCACGAAACCAGCGCCGCCGGCCGTCTGCCGCGACAGCCGGAACAGTGTCCCGGCTGTCGATTGCTCTCGTTGCCACGGCGGCGGACCTAATTGCCGGCCATCAAAGCGTTCCACTTTTCGTTCGCCACCTCGAAGTTCTCCACCCAGAACTTGATGTTCTGCTGATAGCCAAGCTTCAGCTTTTTGCAAGCGTCTCCTGCGCGCTCTTGCCGAGATAGGCGTTGATCAGCGCATGCGCCGCGTCGGGGTCCTTGACGCCCATCGGAATGGTCATCTGGTCCATGACCACCAGCCAGTCCTGCCACGCCGGTGTGTACTTCGCGCCGTTCTTGACCGCGGTCATGGCACGTCCGGTCCACATCGCGATCATGTCGGCTTCGCCGGATTCGGCGAGCTGCTGGGAATCGGCGCCGGTCTTCCAGAAGATCGTGTCCGGGCCGAGTGACTTCACCTTCTCGATTGCTTTGTCGATATCGGCCACCGTCATGTTTTCGACCGACCCGCCGGCGGCGAGCAGCGCCTGCTCGATCATTCCACCGGACAGATCGCCGCTGCCCTCCAGGGCGCGCGAGCCCGGGAATTTCTCGATGTCGAAGAAATCCTTCCAGCTCTTGGGCGGGTTATCCTTGTACTTTTCGGTGTTGTACATCAGCACCACGCCATAGTTCATGGCCGGCACGCTGCATTCGCTGGTCTGGCCCTCCGGAATGTTGGACGTATCGATCTTTGAGAAGTCCAGCTTCTGGAACAGCTTGCCGCAATAGACGTAGGGCGGGAAATCGCCGGTATCGACAACGTCCCAGGTGACATTGCCGGACTCGACCTGCGCCTGCAGTTTCGAGATTTCGGTTGGCCCGTCGCTGAGCAGCGTCACGCCTGATTTGTCGACGAACTCTTTCAGCGCGGCGATCTGACCATCCTGATAAATGCCTCCATACGAGACGAAGGTGAGCGTCTTGCCCTTGAGCGAGCCCTCGGCCACCTCGCCCGCCACCGGCTTGCTCTGCGCAAGCGCTGCTGTGGTGATCATCAGCAGCCCGAGCGCGGCCACCTGTCCGATCCTGGTCTTCATGTCTTATCTCCCATTTAGGTGCACCCGCATTAGTTCGGTCCGCCCGGCTGCGAGCCTTGTCCGGGCGTGTATCGATTGAGTTCCGCCGCACCACTGGTCGGGGGCGCGATGATCCACAGCACCTGCGCCGGCGTATTGCCGATATTCTCTGTACGATGCGGCGTCGAGGTGGCGTATTCGATGCTGTCGCCTTCGTTCATGACGAAGCGCTCGTCTGCCAGCGTCAGCTCGACT is part of the Mesorhizobium sp. L-2-11 genome and harbors:
- a CDS encoding ABC transporter permease, with translation MATRAIDSRDTVPAVAADGRRRWFRGQAFWLVAPALLLLVICLGLPLAIVTLRSFSEPQWGWQNYAWFFGTPVNLAVLQRTFAISAWVTLVSLIAGYPYAYVMTAVGPKMRLILILCVLVPFWVSGVVRTLAWVILLQDSGVINSVIRAVGLSPVKLIRTQTGVVIGMAQVLLPFMILPLYSVMKTIDLRLMQAARSLGASPARAFAQVYLPLSLPGVYAGAIIVFILALGFYITPALLGGPRSTMLSTLIQNQVLSLLNWGRGGTMGVVLLIATFVLLALAAPLSRQPHKTGSRR